In ANME-2 cluster archaeon, the sequence GTCAAAAAAAACAGAGATGTCGACATTATCGGGTACAATGGATTCTATGGATAACCGTTCACGCAGGTCCAGTTCTTTTGAAGGAATTATGCAGAGGTCTATGTCTTTTCCCTGAACACCTCTTGCCCTTGAGCCGAAGAGAATAATACTGTGGATACTATCGAAACTTTTCAGTACTTCGATAGTTTCATTGATTTCATCGTCAATTTTTCCAATCATGCTTCTCATCTGTATTATTACTCCCCTATAGGGTATATGTCAATATAGTACCTGGTTTACTATAAAAGGAACCTGTACCGATTAATTACCACAGTATCGGTTCATCTACGTTTATATATATAAACCACATATCTGAATACCATGATGGGCAACACCTTCGGTAAAGCATTTTCAATCACAACCTGGGGCGAAAGCCACGGTCCCGCTGTTGGCGTGGTCATTGACGGTTGCCCCCCCGGACTGGAACTCTCAGAAGCTGACATCCAGCATGAACTGGACCGCAGGCGTCCGGGCCAGAGCGAGATTTCCACACCCCGTAAGGAAGAGGATAAAGTCGAAATAGTATCCGGATTGTTCGAAGGTAAGACCACAGGCACGCCCATTGCCATGCTGGTCAGGAACCGGGACGCTGACTCCAGCACATATGACAGAATTAAGAACACGCCACGCCCCGGTCATGCCGATTATACCTACCAGGTGAAATACGGCATACGAGACCACAGGGGTGGTGGACGCTCATCTGCCAGGGAAACGATCGGGCGGGTGGCAGCCGGTGCCGTTGCAAAGAAGATACTGGCACGTCATGGGATTGAAATACTGGCCCATGTAATCGAACTGGGCGGTATCAGGGCTTCACCGGTAACGGTGGATGACATCAGATCCATTGTGGAATCAAATCCGGTACGCTGTGCCGACCCCGAAGCTGCCAGACTTATGCTTGAACGGGTCAAACAGGCCCGGGGAGCAAAGGATAGTGTTGGCGGGGTCGTTGAGATACTGGCACTCGGTGTACCGCCAGGACTGGGTGAACCTGTGTTCGATAAACTGGACGCTGACCTG encodes:
- a CDS encoding nucleotidyltransferase domain-containing protein, which produces MRSMIGKIDDEINETIEVLKSFDSIHSIILFGSRARGVQGKDIDLCIIPSKELDLRERLSIESIVPDNVDISVFFDLPIHIRKRIFEEGHVLHTREMYYVLTLLKENDFEYSDYKRHREYYNSAMKERMKKKVSKN
- the aroC gene encoding chorismate synthase, translating into MMGNTFGKAFSITTWGESHGPAVGVVIDGCPPGLELSEADIQHELDRRRPGQSEISTPRKEEDKVEIVSGLFEGKTTGTPIAMLVRNRDADSSTYDRIKNTPRPGHADYTYQVKYGIRDHRGGGRSSARETIGRVAAGAVAKKILARHGIEILAHVIELGGIRASPVTVDDIRSIVESNPVRCADPEAARLMLERVKQARGAKDSVGGVVEILALGVPPGLGEPVFDKLDADLAGALMGIGAVKGVEIGAGFSAATMTGSQMNDPFDIQNGRVVCSTNNAGGILGGISSGETIICRIAVKPTPSIARPQNTVDMSDMSRTEIIIEGRHDPTIPPRIVPVAEAMMALVLADHILRS